The genomic region GACCTGGCAGAAAAATAGGCTGAGGCGGAAAAAAGCCTTGACTCCAAAAACTTTTCAAGATAAGTTTGACCGCTCAATTGTAAATCCAGGGTAAAGGTGGTGAAGTTCATGTACGCAGTAGTTAAAACCGGAGGGAAGCAGTACAAAGTTTCCGAGGGCGATTTTCTGAAAGTCGAAAAATTGGAGGGCGCGGTAGGCGATACCGTCGAGTTCTCCGAGATCCTGATGGTTGGCGGCGATAAGGTTGTTATCGGAACACCTTTAGTGCCCAGCGCCTCTGTGGTCGGCAAGATTGTCGAGCAGGGCAAAGACAAGAAGATTCTGGTCTTCAAGTCCAAGCGCCGGAAAAACACCAGGAAACTTAATGGGCACCGTCAACTCAGAACGATCCTCAAGATCGAGAAGATCAACGCCTAGGCAATATTTTACAGGACGGTAGGCGAGCCCTCGATCGACAGGGAGCTACCGGCAGAAGGAGCAGAAAATGGCACACAAGAAAGGCGTCGGCAGTTCCAGGAACGGCCGCGACTCCGACGGCCAGAGGCTTGGTTGCAAGAAATTTGGCGGCGAAGCCGTCAAAGCCGGCAACATCATCTACCGTCAGCACGGCACCAAGATCCACCCGGGGAACAACGTCGGCCTTGGCAAGGACTACACCCTGTTCGCCCTGATCGAGGGCGTGGTGAAGTTCGAGCGCATGGGCAAAGACCGTAAAAAGGTCTCCGTTTACCCGGCCAACTAGCCAACGCAGCATAAAAGAGTGTGAAAGCCCGGAGCCGCAAGGTCCGGGCTTTTGCCGTTTCCACAGGAAAGTTAATGAGTTTTATAGATGAAGTTAAGATAAACGTGAAGTCCGGTGACGGCGGCGCGGGTTGTGTCTCCTTCCGCAGGGAGAAGTTCATTCCCCTGGGAGGCCCCGACGGCGGCGATGGCGGCAAAGGTGGCGACGTGGTGGTCAAGGTTTCCTCGCACCTCTCCACGCTGCTCGACCTGCGCCAGCACCCGCACCAGAAAGCCGGCCGCGGCAAGAACGGCATGGGGAGCGACCGTCACGGCGCGAACGGCAATACCCTGGAGATCCTGGTGCCGCAGGGAACGGTGATCAAGGACGCCGAGACCGGAGAGATCCTCGCCGACCTCACCGAACCGGACTCCTCCATCGTGCTCCTGAAGGGGGGGCGCGGCGGGCAGGGGAACGCCCGGTTCAAGACAGCCACCCACAAGGCCCCCAAGTTCGCGCAGCCCGGCGAGCCGGGGGAGGAGCGCTGGATCCGGATGGAGCTGAAGCTGATGGCGGACGTGGGGCTGCTGGGCATGCCCAGCGTCGGCAAGTCTTCGCTGATCGCGAAGATATCCGCGGCCCGCCCGAAAATCGCCGAATACCACTTCACCACGCTCAAGCCGAGCCTCGGCGTGGTCCAGTACAAGAACTACCGTTCCTTCGTTATGGCCGACATCCCTGGCCTGATCGAAGGAGCGAGCGAGGGGGCGGGGCTCGGGCACCGTTTCCTCAAGCACCTGGAGCGGACCGGGCAACTGCTGCACCTGCTCGACCTCTCCTGGATGCCGGATCGGGACCCGATCGCCGAGTACGAGGCGATCAATCGGGAACTGGCGCTCTTCAACCCTGAGCTCGCCGAGAAGCGCCAGACCGTCGTCATCAACAAGATCGACCTCCCGCATGTGAAGGAAAACCTGAAAGAGGTACTTCCCTACTTCGAGGAGCGGGGGATAAAGGTCTTTCCCATCTCCGCCGCGACCGGGGAGGGGATACCGGAGCTCCTGGACGACATCGCCTTCAACCTGTGGGGCGAGCCGGAAGAGACCTGGTAGAGAGTTAAATTGTCGAAAACGGGGGGCAGCCGAAAGGTTGCTCCCCTTTTTTTATGCGCGACAACGGAGGTGAGCGCTGTGGTCTATAGGCGGCAAGCTGGAAAAGTCGTGGTAGACTAGGCAATGTTTTAAAAAACGTTAATATATCAGACGGCGATCAGGTGGCCCGGATTCTATCACATGATGTTCTGCAACGCGTAAACCCGAATATTCCAGGAGGGCAAGCATGTACAGAATGATCCAGCTGGAGTCCCTGGTACCCGAAACCCTCCCCGGCGTGGCTCTCTTCATCAAGCATGGCGACAACCATGTCCTCTATAAGAATCCCAACCTTTCTTTCACCCAGAACGATAAAGAGCGGCTGCTGGACAACAACGTGAACCAACTCTTCATCAAAGCGGCAGAGATGTCCACCTACAACCAGTATGTCGAGGCGAACCTCCCCATACTGCTCAGCGATGACGATATCGAGCCCATCGTGAAACAGAACATGCTGTACCAGGCATCGATAAACTATGTTCAGGAGATCTTTGACAGTCCCGCCATCGCTATAAAGCAGAACGTCGAACGCTGCAGGAACCTCATCAGCCTGATCCTGAACGACGTGATGAACTCCGACGGCGTCATCAACGCCCTGAGCAGCCTAGTGGATCACAACACCTACACCTACGTGCACTCGGTGCAGGTCGCCGCGTATTCCATCGCCCTGCACGTGAAGATGCTTGAATTGAGCAGGGACGAGCTGATGGATGTCGGCATCGGGTCGCTGTTTCACGACTACGGCAAGGTGTACGTCCCTAAGGAGCTTCTGGACAAACCAGGCAAATTGACCGCGAGCGAGTTCATGGAGGTGAAGAAGCATCCCGTCTATGGCTACAGCACGCTGAAGGACCTGGAGATCTTCACCCCCGTCGCCCTAGGGATCGTGAAGCATCATCACGAAAAGGAAAACGGCAACGGGTATCCCGACGGCCTCTTCAGCTACGACATCGCGAGAAGTTCAAAGATAACGGCCATAGCCGACGTTTTCAGCGCGCTGACAACCACCCGTTCCTATCGAAACGCCCTCTCCAAGGAGAGCGCCTTGGAGATCATGTACGGAGAGATGGAAGGGTCGTTCGACATGCAGTACCTGGACACCTTCAGGGAGAGCCTCAACTGATCCAGGATCGGGAGTGCAGCGACAAAAAGCCCCTCCGGCAGCAACCGGCGGGGCTTTTTTATTGATTATCGGTGGGAGGTTTCGAGCTGCTCAACAGGCAAAAAAATTGGGGAGCTCAGACCATCAATCCACGAAGCGTGGCACGAGAACTAGCGTCCCCCCCTTTGCGAAGGGGGGACAGGGGGGACTTGCTTAAAAGGGGGGGGCTTACTGCAGCGCGGCATCCACAAGTTGGATCAGCGGGGCCGGGAATACCCCCAGCACCAGGATGAAAGCCGCCGCGCAGCATAATGCAGCGGCGTCGGCAGCGGAAGCGGCCCGGGGTGCGGGATCGGAGGAGCGGTGCATGTAGAGCTGCGCTACCACCTTGAGGTAGAAAAAGGAGGAGACTGCAGCGCTCAGGATACCGATGATGGCGAGCGCCGTTTCCCCCCCCCTGATGGCCGAGTAGAAGATGAAGAACTTGCCGATAAAGCCTCCGGTGGGTGGCAGGCCGGCCAAGGCCAGCATGGCGAGGGCCAGCACGCCGCCGCGCAAAGGAGCGCTGAAGCCGAGCCCGGCGTAGTCGGTTATCTGGTCCCTCTCCTGTTCCAGGGAGAGCGAGGCAATGGCCCCGAAAGCGGCCAGGTTCATAGCGGTGTAGATGGTGCCGTAAAGGAGTAGCGCGGCGTAGCCGTCCCTGGTGCCGGTGAGAAGCGCGAGGGTGAGATAGCCCATGTGCGCCACGGACGAGTAGGCGAGCATCCTCTTGATGTTCTGCTGCCGGAGCGCCGCGAGGTTTCCCACCACCATGGACAGTAGCGACAGCAAGACAAGTGGGATGCGCAGCTCCGGCATCGGGGGGGAGAAGGCGAGGAGCATGAGCAATAGAGATGCTGCCGCCACCTTGGAGCTGGTGGAAAGAAAGGCCGCGACCGGTGCGGGAGCCCCCTGGTAGACGTCTGGGGTCCAGAGGTGCGCCGGGACCAGCGATAGCTTGAATGCCATGCCCATGATCACCACGCCCCACCCAGCTGCGACGATGGCGCGGTTGCCGGCATGCGCAACGGCACCGGATAAGGCCAGCGTGCCGCTGCCGGCGAAGATGAGGGCGAAGCCGAAAGCGGTGAAGGCGGCGGCGACCGCTCCCATGAGGAGGTATTTCAGCCCCGCCTCGCCTGACTCGGCCCGCTGCAGGTCCATAGTAACGAGGATATAAAAGGCGAAGGAGACCGACTCGATAGCCAGGAAGAGGATCAAGAGGTTTGAGGCGCACGGGAGCACGCAAAGGGCGAACAAGGCGAACAGGACCGTCGCCGGGTATTCCTCCCCTTTGATGGCGCGGTTCTCGTTGTAGCCGTGGGAAAGGAGCAGCGTCAGCAGAGCCGCGGCGCAGAATAGCGGGATCAGGAACTGCGCCAGCGGCGTGAAGGTAAGTCCGGCCACAGCGGGCGCGGCAGAGGGGGCTGTGAAGACGGCCCACAGGCCCGCAGCCGCAGCAGTAACCACAGCGATCGAGGTGGTGGTCCCGCTAAGGAGCAGCGGTCCGCAAAGTAGCACGACCAGCGCTCCCAGCCCGGTGATGATGATCGGCATCATGGTATGTAAATCCGGAATGATCATTTAATCTCCAAAAGTACTCACCACAGAGGCTACCTCTGTGGTCAGCGCCTTTACCTCGAAACCAATAACGCGATAGGGGCCTTGAAGAGGTCCAGCACCGGGG from Citrifermentans bremense harbors:
- the rplU gene encoding 50S ribosomal protein L21, whose translation is MYAVVKTGGKQYKVSEGDFLKVEKLEGAVGDTVEFSEILMVGGDKVVIGTPLVPSASVVGKIVEQGKDKKILVFKSKRRKNTRKLNGHRQLRTILKIEKINA
- a CDS encoding NADH-quinone oxidoreductase subunit N codes for the protein MIIPDLHTMMPIIITGLGALVVLLCGPLLLSGTTTSIAVVTAAAAGLWAVFTAPSAAPAVAGLTFTPLAQFLIPLFCAAALLTLLLSHGYNENRAIKGEEYPATVLFALFALCVLPCASNLLILFLAIESVSFAFYILVTMDLQRAESGEAGLKYLLMGAVAAAFTAFGFALIFAGSGTLALSGAVAHAGNRAIVAAGWGVVIMGMAFKLSLVPAHLWTPDVYQGAPAPVAAFLSTSSKVAAASLLLMLLAFSPPMPELRIPLVLLSLLSMVVGNLAALRQQNIKRMLAYSSVAHMGYLTLALLTGTRDGYAALLLYGTIYTAMNLAAFGAIASLSLEQERDQITDYAGLGFSAPLRGGVLALAMLALAGLPPTGGFIGKFFIFYSAIRGGETALAIIGILSAAVSSFFYLKVVAQLYMHRSSDPAPRAASAADAAALCCAAAFILVLGVFPAPLIQLVDAALQ
- the obgE gene encoding GTPase ObgE; amino-acid sequence: MSFIDEVKINVKSGDGGAGCVSFRREKFIPLGGPDGGDGGKGGDVVVKVSSHLSTLLDLRQHPHQKAGRGKNGMGSDRHGANGNTLEILVPQGTVIKDAETGEILADLTEPDSSIVLLKGGRGGQGNARFKTATHKAPKFAQPGEPGEERWIRMELKLMADVGLLGMPSVGKSSLIAKISAARPKIAEYHFTTLKPSLGVVQYKNYRSFVMADIPGLIEGASEGAGLGHRFLKHLERTGQLLHLLDLSWMPDRDPIAEYEAINRELALFNPELAEKRQTVVINKIDLPHVKENLKEVLPYFEERGIKVFPISAATGEGIPELLDDIAFNLWGEPEETW
- the rpmA gene encoding 50S ribosomal protein L27; the protein is MAHKKGVGSSRNGRDSDGQRLGCKKFGGEAVKAGNIIYRQHGTKIHPGNNVGLGKDYTLFALIEGVVKFERMGKDRKKVSVYPAN
- a CDS encoding HD-GYP domain-containing protein; translation: MYRMIQLESLVPETLPGVALFIKHGDNHVLYKNPNLSFTQNDKERLLDNNVNQLFIKAAEMSTYNQYVEANLPILLSDDDIEPIVKQNMLYQASINYVQEIFDSPAIAIKQNVERCRNLISLILNDVMNSDGVINALSSLVDHNTYTYVHSVQVAAYSIALHVKMLELSRDELMDVGIGSLFHDYGKVYVPKELLDKPGKLTASEFMEVKKHPVYGYSTLKDLEIFTPVALGIVKHHHEKENGNGYPDGLFSYDIARSSKITAIADVFSALTTTRSYRNALSKESALEIMYGEMEGSFDMQYLDTFRESLN